From Streptomyces cyaneogriseus subsp. noncyanogenus, the proteins below share one genomic window:
- a CDS encoding nucleic acid/nucleotide deaminase domain-containing protein produces the protein MGVTLPSYLDEALDLIGVSWPNIDEDDYREMAQAMREFADDIDDGAAEAHKAVTELIGANEGLAIQALEKHWGKVKDTHLQNLAEAGRMAATALDGVAVLIEGAKLAAIAQLGILAAEIAAAVAASPVTLGLSALGGLAATQATRIAVKKIFQEVCERVAEEVVNVAMGPVYQALGSMTGDLVVQLGGNALGVQDGVDLGRTAQAGRAGLTQGVDAAQSSMRLNSSGGDGVDSGQFSHDPDSFDRADSGLKDAGGKVRDKAGGKLSRAKSAHGRTKGRDPIGNAANPVIETVLDGIEEAAKTAAKHLDDNMTRGMKTMSRNYRDSDGRTARDLEGLHRAHSLGDLAKYGDKTPVYLLNKSGKVSLLQADGKKVEVDPATLDPKKDSALIRLLSDGNPMPESRREAVPLGRDKASTEGPRKNSTPVAAGTTELSRATQLARHSDGYYAGKNYAAFRVGEGENSFILVGRVDGPHSERIVGVPLKNSGMVDLVTDAYSERAPCRTPQYFCGEWMEKYFPNTKMSHSFEYGELATWQEEEDRTGALQESQRRGNREMAKYVGSLSRLAP, from the coding sequence GTGGGTGTCACCCTACCGAGTTATCTGGACGAGGCCCTTGACCTGATCGGCGTCAGTTGGCCGAACATCGACGAGGACGACTACCGCGAGATGGCCCAGGCCATGCGCGAGTTCGCCGACGACATCGACGACGGAGCGGCGGAGGCCCACAAGGCGGTCACCGAGCTGATCGGGGCGAACGAGGGCCTGGCGATACAGGCGCTCGAGAAGCACTGGGGCAAGGTCAAGGACACCCACCTGCAGAACCTCGCCGAGGCAGGCCGGATGGCGGCCACCGCGCTGGACGGGGTCGCCGTGCTGATCGAGGGGGCGAAGCTCGCGGCCATCGCGCAACTCGGCATCCTGGCCGCGGAGATAGCGGCGGCGGTAGCCGCGTCACCCGTCACGCTGGGCCTGTCGGCACTCGGCGGACTCGCGGCGACCCAGGCCACCCGGATCGCGGTCAAGAAGATCTTCCAGGAGGTCTGCGAGCGGGTCGCGGAGGAAGTCGTGAACGTGGCGATGGGCCCGGTCTACCAGGCCCTCGGCTCGATGACGGGTGACCTGGTCGTGCAGCTCGGCGGCAACGCCCTGGGGGTCCAGGACGGCGTCGACCTTGGCCGGACCGCCCAGGCCGGCCGGGCGGGCCTCACCCAGGGCGTCGACGCTGCTCAGTCCTCCATGCGCCTCAACAGCAGCGGCGGAGACGGGGTGGACAGCGGGCAGTTCAGCCACGACCCCGACTCCTTCGACCGGGCCGACTCCGGGCTGAAGGACGCCGGCGGCAAGGTCCGCGACAAGGCGGGCGGCAAGCTCTCCCGGGCCAAGTCGGCGCACGGCCGGACCAAGGGCAGGGACCCCATCGGGAATGCCGCGAACCCCGTCATCGAGACCGTGCTGGACGGCATCGAGGAGGCCGCCAAGACCGCCGCGAAGCACCTCGACGACAACATGACGCGCGGCATGAAAACGATGAGCCGAAACTATCGCGACAGCGATGGCCGAACGGCTCGGGATCTGGAGGGCCTGCACAGGGCCCACTCCCTCGGCGACCTCGCGAAATACGGCGACAAGACCCCCGTCTACCTCCTCAACAAATCGGGAAAGGTCAGCCTTCTCCAGGCCGACGGGAAAAAGGTCGAGGTGGATCCCGCCACACTCGACCCGAAAAAGGACAGCGCTCTGATCAGATTGCTGTCCGACGGAAATCCGATGCCGGAGAGCAGGCGGGAAGCCGTTCCGCTCGGCCGTGACAAGGCGAGCACGGAGGGGCCGCGCAAGAACTCGACGCCGGTCGCCGCCGGCACGACGGAACTCTCGCGCGCCACCCAACTGGCCCGGCACTCCGACGGATACTACGCCGGAAAGAATTATGCCGCGTTCCGGGTCGGAGAGGGGGAGAACAGTTTCATCCTGGTCGGGCGGGTCGACGGGCCGCACTCGGAACGCATCGTGGGGGTCCCACTGAAAAACAGCGGGATGGTCGATCTGGTCACCGACGCCTACAGCGAACGGGCTCCCTGCCGGACCCCCCAGTACTTCTGCGGCGAATGGATGGAGAAATACTTCCCGAACACCAAAATGTCGCACAGTTTCGAGTACGGCGAGCTCGCCACCTGGCAAGAAGAGGAGGATCGGACAGGGGCACTGCAGGAATCCCAGAGGAGAGGGAACAGAGAGATGGCCAAATATGTCGGCTCCCTGTCCCGCCTCGCCCCCTGA
- a CDS encoding SUKH-4 family immunity protein has product MIAPVTAELLRGVFPAEQIARTPLDRQSAILGHTASRAFLADIGIPVAEGVLFEIRDDLADGLTPLLSHRPAADFSEYEGAPADFGHWIHLGKAVYSDIALDGTTGIVYDINDEVRAIQPMHTDLSSMVYGMWLLEKRRADYAPQGLNEMLPVEETERIADEIQAELSGIDPLPFAGPGWWEGVVADIAGGMW; this is encoded by the coding sequence ATGATCGCTCCGGTCACCGCCGAGCTCCTGCGGGGTGTCTTCCCGGCAGAGCAGATTGCACGTACACCACTGGACCGGCAGAGCGCGATCCTCGGCCACACCGCATCGCGCGCCTTCCTGGCCGACATCGGAATTCCCGTGGCCGAAGGCGTACTGTTCGAGATCAGGGACGACCTCGCCGACGGCCTGACACCGCTTCTTTCCCACCGCCCGGCGGCCGATTTCTCGGAATATGAAGGCGCGCCTGCCGACTTCGGTCACTGGATCCACCTCGGCAAGGCCGTCTACAGCGATATCGCTCTCGACGGCACAACCGGCATCGTTTATGACATCAACGATGAAGTGCGCGCGATCCAGCCGATGCACACCGACCTCTCTTCCATGGTGTACGGCATGTGGCTGCTCGAGAAAAGGCGGGCGGATTACGCTCCCCAGGGTCTGAACGAGATGCTTCCCGTGGAGGAGACGGAACGGATCGCCGACGAGATCCAGGCGGAACTTTCCGGTATCGATCCGCTTCCTTTTGCGGGACCCGGTTGGTGGGAAGGCGTGGTCGCCGATATCGCCGGCGGCATGTGGTAG